One region of Megalopta genalis isolate 19385.01 chromosome 15, iyMegGena1_principal, whole genome shotgun sequence genomic DNA includes:
- the Gpat4 gene encoding glycerol-3-phosphate acyltransferase 4 isoform X1, with amino-acid sequence MASLWMVMSVAFSLLLTPFIMFLLAIIFLASIGKSLGVRRLYIKLLLALFEYGRQNIENVKKRNGTWNQDDQEDADEEHEPLVEKQNAYNSMGTSHKGQNGVLGNNVIARSKDLILVPEPEMQNHRNHLEESKATESQTTTAGKNESLIHRDSFESLKGEFEPAICLDYIKAGVEAIIEDEVTSRFEAEELKNWNLLTRTNRHYEFISWKLTVIWMFGFFMRYCFLLPLRIFICFIGVQFLVITTFCINLLPNGFIKKWAYNTGSQIAFRLISQSLSATITIHNPEYKPKTGGVCVSNHTSTIDVCILSTQTTFALIGQRHGGFLGILQRALARASPHIWFERSEVKDREAVAKRLKKHVSDPTNPPILIFPEGTCINNTSVMQFKKGSFEVGGVIYPVAIKYDPRFGDAFWNSSRYSMIQYLYMTMSSWAIVCDVWYLPPMYRNEGESAIDFANRVKSVIARQGGLVDLQWDGQLKRMKPKKEWREKQQEEISKRIKVE; translated from the exons TACGGCCGGCAAAACATTGAAAATGTCAAGAAGAGAAACGGCACATGGAATCAGGACGACCAAGAGGATGCGGACGAGGAGCACGAGCCGCTCGTCGAAAAGCAGAACGCGTATAATTCAATGGGCACGAGCCACAAAGGACAGAACGGTGTCCTCGGCAACAATGTGATAGCCAGATCAAAGGATCTGATCTTAGTGCCCGAGCCGGAAATGCAGAATCACAGAAATCACCTGGAAGAGTCAAAGGCGACGGAGTCACAGACCACCACCGCCGGCAAAAATGAG AGCCTTATTCACAGAGATTCCTTTGAATCGTTGAAGGGGGAATTTGAACCGGCAATTTGTTTAGACTACATCAAAGCAGGCGTAGAGGCTATTATCGAGGATGAAGTAACGTCTCGTTTTGAAGCGGAGGAACTTAAG AACTGGAACCTATTAACTCGTACAAATAGACACTACGAATTTATTTCGTGGAAGTTGACTGTGATATGGATGTTTGGATTTTTTATGCGATATTGTTTTCTCCTACCTCTGAGGATATTTATTTGTTTCATAGGG GTACAGTTCCTTGTAATTACGACATTTTGTATCAACTTGCTGCCGAACGGTTTTATTAAGAAATGGGCATACAATACGGGTAGCCAGATCGCGTTCAGGCTAATATCGCAATCTTTATCGGCCACAATTACAATCCATAATCCAGAGTACAAACCGAAAACTGGAGGAGTGTGCGTGTCGAATCACACTTCCACAATCGATGTGTGCATCTTGTCCACACAGACGACATTCGCTTTg ATAGGTCAGAGGCACGGTGGGTTCCTCGGGATTTTGCAAAGAGCACTGGCTCGTGCCTCTCCCCATATATGGTTTGAAAGATCAGAAGTCAAGGATAGGGAAGCTGTAGCAAAAAG ATTAAAAAAACACGTATCTGATCCTACAAACCCACCGATTCTTATCTTTCCGGAAGGAACATGTATTAATAACACATCAGTTATGCAATTTAAGAAAGGCAGTTTCGAAGTCGGCGGTGTAATTTATCCTGTTGCGATAAAG TATGATCCAAGGTTTGGAGATGCTTTCTGGAACAGTAGTAGATATTCAATGATACAATACTTGTACATGACTATGTCTAGTTGGGCTATAGTCTGTGATGTCTGGTATCTTCCGCCAATGTACAGAAATGAAGGCGAAAGTGCTATTGACTTCGCGAATAGAGTAAAGTCTGTGATAGCGAGGCAAGGGGGATTGGTTGATTTACAATG GGACGGTCAACTCAAGAGAATGAAACCTAAGAAAGAGTGGAGGGAAAAGCAACAAGAAGAGATTAGTAAACGAATTAAAGTTGAATGA
- the Gpat4 gene encoding glycerol-3-phosphate acyltransferase 4 isoform X3 — translation MGTSHKGQNGVLGNNVIARSKDLILVPEPEMQNHRNHLEESKATESQTTTAGKNESLIHRDSFESLKGEFEPAICLDYIKAGVEAIIEDEVTSRFEAEELKNWNLLTRTNRHYEFISWKLTVIWMFGFFMRYCFLLPLRIFICFIGVQFLVITTFCINLLPNGFIKKWAYNTGSQIAFRLISQSLSATITIHNPEYKPKTGGVCVSNHTSTIDVCILSTQTTFALIGQRHGGFLGILQRALARASPHIWFERSEVKDREAVAKRLKKHVSDPTNPPILIFPEGTCINNTSVMQFKKGSFEVGGVIYPVAIKYDPRFGDAFWNSSRYSMIQYLYMTMSSWAIVCDVWYLPPMYRNEGESAIDFANRVKSVIARQGGLVDLQWDGQLKRMKPKKEWREKQQEEISKRIKVE, via the exons ATGGGCACGAGCCACAAAGGACAGAACGGTGTCCTCGGCAACAATGTGATAGCCAGATCAAAGGATCTGATCTTAGTGCCCGAGCCGGAAATGCAGAATCACAGAAATCACCTGGAAGAGTCAAAGGCGACGGAGTCACAGACCACCACCGCCGGCAAAAATGAG AGCCTTATTCACAGAGATTCCTTTGAATCGTTGAAGGGGGAATTTGAACCGGCAATTTGTTTAGACTACATCAAAGCAGGCGTAGAGGCTATTATCGAGGATGAAGTAACGTCTCGTTTTGAAGCGGAGGAACTTAAG AACTGGAACCTATTAACTCGTACAAATAGACACTACGAATTTATTTCGTGGAAGTTGACTGTGATATGGATGTTTGGATTTTTTATGCGATATTGTTTTCTCCTACCTCTGAGGATATTTATTTGTTTCATAGGG GTACAGTTCCTTGTAATTACGACATTTTGTATCAACTTGCTGCCGAACGGTTTTATTAAGAAATGGGCATACAATACGGGTAGCCAGATCGCGTTCAGGCTAATATCGCAATCTTTATCGGCCACAATTACAATCCATAATCCAGAGTACAAACCGAAAACTGGAGGAGTGTGCGTGTCGAATCACACTTCCACAATCGATGTGTGCATCTTGTCCACACAGACGACATTCGCTTTg ATAGGTCAGAGGCACGGTGGGTTCCTCGGGATTTTGCAAAGAGCACTGGCTCGTGCCTCTCCCCATATATGGTTTGAAAGATCAGAAGTCAAGGATAGGGAAGCTGTAGCAAAAAG ATTAAAAAAACACGTATCTGATCCTACAAACCCACCGATTCTTATCTTTCCGGAAGGAACATGTATTAATAACACATCAGTTATGCAATTTAAGAAAGGCAGTTTCGAAGTCGGCGGTGTAATTTATCCTGTTGCGATAAAG TATGATCCAAGGTTTGGAGATGCTTTCTGGAACAGTAGTAGATATTCAATGATACAATACTTGTACATGACTATGTCTAGTTGGGCTATAGTCTGTGATGTCTGGTATCTTCCGCCAATGTACAGAAATGAAGGCGAAAGTGCTATTGACTTCGCGAATAGAGTAAAGTCTGTGATAGCGAGGCAAGGGGGATTGGTTGATTTACAATG GGACGGTCAACTCAAGAGAATGAAACCTAAGAAAGAGTGGAGGGAAAAGCAACAAGAAGAGATTAGTAAACGAATTAAAGTTGAATGA